One Helianthus annuus cultivar XRQ/B chromosome 12, HanXRQr2.0-SUNRISE, whole genome shotgun sequence genomic region harbors:
- the LOC118485136 gene encoding subtilisin-like protease SBT4.3 — translation MSMVSSLNERKIYIVYMGSLPEGEYSPSLHHSQIINEVIHPSFASQALIRSYERSFNGFAAYVSEEEKEKLTRIVGVVSVFPCQKLQLQTTRSWDFMGLSRSVERRVAIESDIIIGVIDTGIWPESESFNDEGYGPIPTKWKGECDGGKDFVCNRKIIGARSYVVDSKELSARDTVGHGTHVASILAGNQVRHSSYYGLAHGIARGGVPSARLAIYKVCGSTGCDYTDVLSAFDQAIVDGVDIISISIGNNDPLELTFDPIAIGAFHAIERGILTVNSAGNKGPSRASIYTYAPWIFTVAASDIDRKIVDKLLLGKDATLVGHAINVFPSSDEPLPLVYGKEVTSRCPETDAKNCLIECLESSLVDHKVVLCDKEPILEELKKSRASGFIYPSIENYSLVMPLPVVALSRDDLNSVKKFKKSTTEPLVQILRSEPIDNPGAPFVAPFSSRGPGIYIHDMIKPDIIAPGVEILAAFSSIGSPSGITWDKNFVEFSILSGTSMACPHVVAAAAFVKSFHPEWSPSAIKSALMTTAWELSASLYSEAEFAYGSGHIDPLKATTPGLVYETSFQEYLKIWCNISRTPGSVIPTSSSCPTKSTAKDINYPSMAVQVKVGALFAVAFPRTVTNVGRANSTYVSHIEGEPSKLHVSVEPDTLQFTKINQKKFFSLTVRGNKMKPFTIKHLSLVWSDGVHKVRSPIVVYTMSHGEPTPTPTPSMLCITFMLIILIALPLY, via the exons ATGTCTATGGTCTCCTCCCTAAATGAACGGAAG ATTTATATTGTTTATATGGGATCTCTCCCTGAGGGTGAATACTCGCCTTCACTACATCACTCACAAATAATTAATGAAGTTATTCATCCGAG TTTTGCAAGCCAAGCTTTGATACGGAGCTATGAAAGAAGCTTCAATGGATTTGCTGCATATGtctctgaagaagaaaaagagaagttAACGA GGATTGTTGGGGTTGTCTCGGTTTTTCCTTGCCAGAAGTTGCAGCTACAAACAACAAGGTCTTGGGACTTCATGGGACTATCAAGAAGTGTTGAACGACGCGTTGCCATCGAGAGTGACATAATAATCGGTGTCATTGATACCGGAATTTGGCCAGAGTCAGAGAGCTTCAATGATGAAGGCTATGGTCCTATTCCCACAAAATGGAAAGGAGAATGTGATGGCGGCAAAGATTTTGTTTGTAATAG AAAGATAATTGGCGCTCGATCGTATGTCGTTGATAGTAAGGAACTTTCTGCTAGGGATACAGTTGGGCATGGGACTCATGTCGCATCAATATTAGCCGGTAACCAAGTGCGACACTCAAGCTATTATGGTCTAGCACATGGAATTGCTAGAGGAGGAGTTCCCTCAGCACGGCTAGCTATTTATAAAGTGTGCGGTTCAACAGGTTGTGATTATACAGACGTTCTGAGTGCCTTCGATCAGGCCATTGTTGATGGGGTTGATATCATATCGATCTCAATTGGAAATAACGATCCACTCGAACTTACTTTTGACCCAATTGCGATTGGAGCATTTCATGCAATCGAGAGGGGCATTCTGACGGTAAATTCTGCAGGAAATAAGGGTCCTTCTAGAGCTTCTATCTATACATATGCTCCATGGATCTTTACTGTGGCAGCAAGTGATATTGATAGAAAAATTGTCGACAAGCTCCTTCTCGGAAAAGATGCAACTCTAGTG GGTCATGCTATCAATGTTTTTCCATCAAGTGATGAACCATTGCCTCTTGTTTACGGAAAAGAGGTGACAAGTAGATGCCCGGAAACTGATGCAAA GAACTGTCTTATCGAATGCTTAGAGAGTAGTTTGGTCGACCATAAAGTAGTTCTTTGTGACAAGGAGCCCATCTTGGAGGAACTTAAAAAATCTAGAGCCAGTGGTTTTATCTACCCAAGTATTGAAAATTATTCTCTGGTCATGCCATTGCCCGTTGTAGCCCTAAGTAGAGATGATCTTAACTCggtcaaaaaattcaaaaaatctaCCAC AGAACCTCTTGTCCAAATTTTAAGAAGTGAGCCTATTGACAATCCAGGTGCTCCTTTTGTTGCTCCATTTTCTTCTCGAGGGCCTGGTATATATATACATGATATGATAAAG CCGGATATAATAGCCCCCGGTGTTGAAATTCTAGCGGCCTTTTCATCGATAGGCTCGCCATCTGGAATTACATGGGACAAGAACTTCGTGGAATTTAGTATCTTATCTGGGACATCTATGGCTTGCCCCCATGTTGTTGCAGCTGCAGCCTTTGTAAAGTCTTTCCATCCTGAGTGGTCTCCTTCTGCAATCAAATCTGCTCTAATGACTACCG CGTGGGAATTAAGTGCTTCCCTATACTCAGAAGCTGAATTTGCATATGGGTCTGGGCACATTGATCCTTTAAAGGCCACAACTCCCGGACTTGTCTATGAAACTTCTTTTCAAGAGTATCTTAAGATATGGTGCAACATATCTCGAACCCCAGGAAGCGTGATCCCCACAAGTTCTAGTTGCCCTACAAAGTCAACTGCTAAAGATATAAATTACCCTTCGATGGCAGTTCAAGTAAAAGTGGGGGCTTTATTTGCGGTGGCTTTTCCTAGAACCGTGACAAATGTTGGTCGAGCCAATTCGACGTATGTTTCACATATAGAAGGAGAACCCTCAAAGTTGCATGTCAGTGTGGAGCCTGACACTTTGCAATTCACGAAGATAAACCAGAAGAAATTTTTTTCCCTGACGGTTAGGGGGAACAAAATGAAGCCTTTTACGATAAAACATTTGTCACTGGTGTGGAGTGATGGTGTTCACAAAGTCCGCAGTCCTATCGTGGTTTACACAATGTCACATGGAgaaccaacaccaacaccaacaccatcAATGCTTTGCATAACATTTATGTTAATCATTTTAATAGCGTTGCCTTTGTATTAA